A segment of the Acidimicrobiales bacterium genome:
TGCGCCAGCTCGAGGACGCCGTCCAGCACCACGTGCAGGAGGAGGAGGACGAGGCCTGGCCGAAGCTCCGCGAGGGCGCGGGCGACCAGCTCGACGACCTCGGCGCCCGGGTGGAGCAGCGCAAGCAGGAGCTGCTCCAGGCCGGCGTCGACCTCGGCGCCGACGACCCGGCCGCCGCGGCCGGCAGCGCCGGCGGCTCGGTGCCGGAGGACGCCACCAAGGAGGAGCTCTACGAGCGGGCCAAGGAGGCCGGCGTCGAGGGCCGCTCCACGATGGACAAGGACGAGCTGCGGGAGGCGGTCGAGGGGCAGGGCTAGCCGCTGGCCGCCGCGCACCCGGCCGGCCGCTCCCGCCCCCCGCCGGGGTCAGGGGGCGGCCGGCGGCGCGCCCGGGCCCGGGAACGGGCCGGTGAGGCCCTCGTCGGCGAGGAAGCGGGCGACGGCGGCGGCCAGGCCGCCGGGCCAGCCGTGGACGAGCGTGTGGGCGCCGCCGGCGACCGTCGCCGTGCGGCCCCGCGGCGCCAGGCGGGCGACCTCGGCCGCCCAGGCCGGCGGCGCCACCGTGTCGTGCTCGCCCCGCACGACGAGCACCGGCGCGGCGACCGACGGCAGCGCCCGCTCGGGCTCGTCGGTCAGCATGGCGGCGTAGGTGGCGGCGGCCCGGCGGGGCCCGCTCGCCACGAGGTCGGCGGCCACCACGGCGGCGAGCGACCGCCGCTCGCGCGGCACGTCGGCCAGCCAGCGGCGGGCGTGGCCCCACGGCGAGCGGGCGGCCGGGTCGCCCGTGGGGCCGGTAAGGACGAGGGCGGCGACCAGGCCGGGGCGCTCGACGGCGAGGCGGACGGCGACCTGGCAGCCGAGCGAGTTGGCGACGAGCACGGCCCGTCCCGCCCCGGCGGCGTCGACCCAGCGGGCGAGGGTGCGGGCCAGGCCGGCGACGTCGAGGGCGCGACGGGGACCGGGGGTGCGGCCGAACCCCGGGAGGTCGGGCGCGGCGACCGGGGCCAGCCGGGCCAGCGCCCGGGCGGCCGGCACCGTCGACCGGCTGGAGACGACGAGGCCGTGCACGAGCACGAACGGCGGGGCGGTCGGCCGCCGGGGCCCCGCCCAGACGCGGGCGTGGACGGCCCACGGGGGGACGGGGAGGCGCGACGGGTGCCCGCGGCGGGGCGGGCGGCGGTCGGTCAGGCGGGGGTCGGTCAGGCGGCGCGGCGGACGACGACCGGGACGCCCTCGGCGACCAGGCGGTGCGCCTCGCGCATCGTGATCGGCACCGTGCGCGGCAGGCGGTGGGTGACCCCGCCCGCCGTGGCGTGCACGCCGGAGCCGTCGACGGTGACGACGACCCAGGCCACCCGCCGGAGGCCGGCGGACGGGCACGACGGCGAGCGACCGCGCATGGCCCGTTAGGGTTGCCTATCACCGGAGCCGGGTCAAGGGCCGGGGCCACTGTTGCAGCGAATGCAATGTTGCAGTGACTGCAACTTCGGGTACCGTTGCTCCGTGCACGAGGAGCCGGGGCGCAGGGAGCGCAAGAAGATCGCCACCAGGGAGGCGCTGTCGGCCGCCGCGCTGCGCCTGGCCGCCGAACGCGGGCCCGACGCGGTCACCGTCGACGAGATCAGCCGGGCCGCCGACGTGTCGCCCCGCACCTTCTTCAACTACTTCGCCACCAAGGAGGACGCCATCCTCGGCGTCGACCCCGAGCGGGCCGTCGAGGCCGCCGGGCGGCTCGCCTCCCGGCCGGCCGACGAGGCGCCCCTCGACGCCCTGCTGGCCACCCTGACCGAGGCGTCGCGCAGCCTCGACGAGCGGGCCGAGGACTGGAGCCTGCGGATGCGGCTCGTGCGCGAGCACCCGTCCCTGTT
Coding sequences within it:
- a CDS encoding TetR family transcriptional regulator; the protein is MHEEPGRRERKKIATREALSAAALRLAAERGPDAVTVDEISRAADVSPRTFFNYFATKEDAILGVDPERAVEAAGRLASRPADEAPLDALLATLTEASRSLDERAEDWSLRMRLVREHPSLFPRYVAGFAAIERELVAAVAERCGLDPRTSVYPALVVAVGLTAMRVAVEHWQATDRSPSVQDLLADAFAHVAGGLTAPVPALHG
- a CDS encoding hemerythrin domain-containing protein, coding for MADVITLLNQDHREVEQLFAEFRSTQDPAVVDQICEELTVHAAVEEEVVYPVLERIDADLEQEAEEEHDQAKQLIVQIQSLTTGDPQLGELMRQLEDAVQHHVQEEEDEAWPKLREGAGDQLDDLGARVEQRKQELLQAGVDLGADDPAAAAGSAGGSVPEDATKEELYERAKEAGVEGRSTMDKDELREAVEGQG
- a CDS encoding alpha/beta hydrolase; the protein is MLVHGLVVSSRSTVPAARALARLAPVAAPDLPGFGRTPGPRRALDVAGLARTLARWVDAAGAGRAVLVANSLGCQVAVRLAVERPGLVAALVLTGPTGDPAARSPWGHARRWLADVPRERRSLAAVVAADLVASGPRRAAATYAAMLTDEPERALPSVAAPVLVVRGEHDTVAPPAWAAEVARLAPRGRTATVAGGAHTLVHGWPGGLAAAVARFLADEGLTGPFPGPGAPPAAP